In a genomic window of Octadecabacter temperatus:
- the gyrB gene encoding DNA topoisomerase (ATP-hydrolyzing) subunit B, with translation MTDEQNTPEEYGADSIKVLKGLEAVRKRPGMYIGDTDDGSGLHHMVYEVVDNGIDEALAGHADAVNVKIHDDGSVSVSDNGRGIPVDIHKEEGVSAAEVIMTQLHAGGKFDSNSYKVSGGLHGVGVSVVNALSDWLELRIWRDGKEHVARFEGGYTTESLKVVGECGDRTGTEVRFMASLETFSNREYSFETLEKRLRELAFLNSGARIIVTDERPAEHLSTELYYEGGVKEFVKYIDRSKTSILPEPIYVIGEKDDIGVEVAMWWNDSYNEMVLPFTNNIPQRDGGTHMAGFRAALTRTINSYAASSGIAKKEKINFTGDDAREGLTCVLSVKVPDPKFSSQTKDKLVSSEVRPAVESLMNEKLAEWFEENPQIAKVVVSKILEAAHAREAARKARDLTRRKTAMDVNFLAGKLKDCSEKDPSKTEVFLVEGDSAGGSAQTGRDRQTQAILPLKGKILNVERARFDRMLGSQEIGNLVMALGTGIGRDEFNIEKLRYHKVVIMTDADVDGAHIRTLLLTFFFRQMPELIERGNLYIAQPPLYKVSRGKSEVYLKDQAAMDDYLTEQGVEGAMLRQGNGEEIIGADLRRVVDEAGRLKRVLDAFPTHYPRHILEQAAIAGAFVSGAVEADLQGVADRVAARLDLIANEWERGWQGRITQDKGVRLTRILRGVEEVRTLDGPMLRGGEARKTGSFTQHLQEVYNTPATLIRKDRVQNIYGPLDLLKAILEEGERGLSLQRYKGLGEMNPDQLWETTLDPDARTLLQVKVEDVAEADDLFTKLMGDVVEPRREFIQDNALNVEHLDF, from the coding sequence ATGACCGACGAGCAGAATACACCAGAAGAGTATGGCGCTGATTCCATCAAAGTTCTCAAAGGCTTAGAGGCGGTTCGAAAGCGTCCAGGCATGTACATCGGTGACACCGATGATGGCTCCGGTTTGCACCATATGGTCTACGAAGTCGTCGATAACGGTATCGATGAAGCTTTGGCAGGCCATGCGGACGCTGTGAACGTCAAAATTCATGATGACGGTTCTGTTTCTGTGTCTGATAACGGTCGCGGAATTCCTGTCGACATCCACAAAGAAGAAGGCGTTTCTGCCGCCGAAGTTATCATGACCCAGCTGCACGCTGGCGGTAAATTCGACAGCAACTCCTACAAGGTTTCCGGTGGTCTGCACGGCGTTGGCGTATCCGTTGTGAACGCCCTGTCTGACTGGCTCGAACTGCGCATCTGGCGCGACGGCAAAGAACACGTCGCACGGTTCGAGGGTGGCTATACAACCGAGTCACTCAAGGTCGTCGGTGAATGCGGTGATCGCACAGGTACCGAAGTGCGTTTCATGGCGTCCCTCGAAACATTCTCAAACCGCGAATATTCCTTCGAGACGCTGGAAAAGCGCCTGCGCGAACTGGCGTTCCTGAACTCCGGCGCACGCATTATCGTCACCGACGAACGCCCTGCCGAACATCTCAGCACAGAATTGTACTACGAAGGCGGCGTCAAAGAATTCGTCAAGTACATCGACCGTTCCAAGACCTCGATCTTGCCCGAACCGATCTACGTGATCGGCGAAAAGGACGACATCGGCGTCGAAGTCGCGATGTGGTGGAACGACAGCTACAACGAAATGGTGCTGCCCTTTACCAACAACATCCCGCAGCGCGACGGCGGCACGCACATGGCCGGCTTCCGCGCGGCCCTGACCCGCACCATCAACAGCTACGCGGCTTCCAGTGGCATCGCCAAAAAGGAAAAGATCAACTTTACAGGCGATGACGCCCGTGAAGGCCTGACCTGTGTTCTGTCCGTCAAAGTGCCGGACCCGAAATTCTCGTCCCAGACAAAAGACAAACTCGTCTCGTCTGAAGTGCGCCCCGCCGTTGAATCTTTGATGAACGAAAAGCTGGCCGAATGGTTCGAAGAGAACCCACAGATCGCCAAGGTCGTCGTCTCCAAAATTCTTGAGGCCGCCCACGCCCGCGAAGCCGCGCGCAAAGCCCGCGACCTGACGCGCCGTAAAACGGCGATGGATGTGAACTTCCTCGCAGGTAAGCTCAAAGATTGCTCTGAAAAAGACCCATCCAAAACCGAAGTCTTCTTGGTGGAGGGTGATTCCGCTGGTGGGTCCGCCCAAACAGGGCGTGACCGTCAAACGCAGGCCATCCTGCCGCTGAAGGGTAAAATCCTGAACGTTGAACGCGCGCGTTTTGACCGGATGCTCGGCTCTCAGGAAATCGGCAACCTCGTCATGGCGCTTGGCACTGGTATCGGGCGCGACGAATTCAACATCGAAAAACTGCGCTACCACAAGGTCGTCATCATGACCGATGCCGATGTTGACGGGGCGCACATCCGCACGCTGCTGCTGACGTTCTTCTTCCGGCAGATGCCGGAACTGATCGAACGCGGTAACCTCTACATCGCGCAGCCCCCGCTCTACAAAGTCAGCCGCGGCAAGTCCGAGGTGTACCTCAAAGACCAAGCCGCGATGGATGACTATCTGACCGAACAAGGTGTCGAAGGCGCGATGCTGCGTCAGGGCAATGGCGAAGAAATCATTGGTGCCGACCTGCGTCGCGTCGTCGATGAGGCTGGCCGCCTAAAGCGCGTACTCGATGCGTTCCCGACCCACTATCCACGTCACATCCTTGAACAAGCCGCCATCGCAGGCGCCTTCGTTTCTGGCGCGGTTGAGGCCGATTTGCAGGGCGTGGCTGACCGTGTTGCCGCGCGTCTTGATCTGATTGCCAACGAATGGGAACGCGGCTGGCAAGGCCGCATCACCCAAGACAAAGGCGTGCGTCTGACCCGCATCCTGCGCGGCGTCGAAGAAGTCCGCACGTTGGACGGCCCAATGTTGCGCGGCGGCGAGGCCCGCAAAACGGGATCCTTCACCCAGCACCTGCAAGAGGTCTACAACACGCCTGCAACGCTGATCCGTAAAGACCGTGTGCAAAACATTTACGGCCCTCTCGATCTGCTCAAGGCGATCCTAGAGGAAGGCGAACGCGGCTTGTCGCTTCAACGCTACAAGGGACTGGGCGAGATGAACCCCGACCAGCTCTGGGAAACCACATTGGACCCAGACGCCCGAACGCTTCTGCAGGTTAAAGTCGAAGACGTTGCCGAAGCCGACGACCTGTTCACCAAGCTGATGGGCGACGTCGTTGAACCGCGCCGCGAGTTCATCCAAGACAACGCGTTGAATGTGGAACACCTCGACTTCTAA
- the recF gene encoding DNA replication/repair protein RecF (All proteins in this family for which functions are known are DNA-binding proteins that assist the filamentation of RecA onto DNA for the initiation of recombination or recombinational repair.) codes for MSALFLSRLTLSHFRSHKRASLDLDGRPVAIYGPNGAGKTNILEAVSILSPGRGLRRSSSEDMTRRPEALGWKVTADLTSLSQNHEIEAWSENGASRQTKIDGKAAAQVALGRIGRVLWLIPAMDRLWIEGAEGRRRFLDRATLSFEPLHAEAVLSYEKAMRERNRLLKDMVRDAHWYAALERQMAESGAQIHRNRTHALDLLSTAQDAAETAFPTATLSLTHSDPACDAPKDPDALLSAFAGNRSRDMAAGRTLIGPHRADLGAIFAAKDVPAKDCSTGEQKALLISLILANARALADDFGAPPILLLDEVAAHLDADRRAALYSEITTLGAQAFMTGTGPELFAELGESAQYVHVTDENSVSQTTQA; via the coding sequence ATGTCGGCCCTTTTTCTGTCTCGGCTTACCCTCTCGCACTTCCGCTCGCACAAGCGCGCCAGTCTGGACCTCGACGGGCGCCCAGTCGCTATCTACGGCCCGAACGGGGCTGGCAAAACCAACATCCTTGAGGCCGTGTCGATCCTGTCACCGGGGCGCGGCCTGCGGCGCTCCAGTTCTGAGGACATGACCCGCCGCCCCGAAGCGCTCGGCTGGAAAGTCACTGCAGACCTGACGTCGCTGAGCCAAAACCACGAAATCGAAGCGTGGTCAGAAAACGGCGCGTCACGCCAAACCAAAATCGATGGTAAAGCCGCCGCTCAGGTCGCGCTGGGCCGCATCGGGCGCGTCCTTTGGCTTATCCCCGCGATGGACCGTCTTTGGATTGAAGGCGCTGAAGGCCGGCGCCGTTTCCTTGATCGTGCCACGCTATCGTTTGAACCCCTCCACGCCGAGGCGGTCCTGTCCTACGAAAAGGCCATGCGTGAACGGAACCGCCTCCTCAAAGACATGGTGCGCGATGCCCATTGGTACGCCGCCCTAGAACGCCAGATGGCTGAGTCCGGCGCACAGATCCATCGCAACCGAACCCATGCGCTTGATCTTCTGTCCACCGCTCAGGATGCCGCCGAAACAGCCTTCCCGACAGCAACGCTATCTCTCACGCACTCGGACCCTGCGTGCGACGCCCCAAAAGACCCAGACGCGCTGCTCTCAGCCTTCGCAGGCAACCGTTCTCGCGATATGGCCGCAGGACGCACCCTTATCGGCCCGCATCGCGCAGACCTCGGCGCAATATTTGCCGCCAAAGATGTCCCCGCTAAAGATTGCTCAACGGGCGAACAAAAGGCGCTGCTCATCTCCCTCATCCTCGCCAACGCCCGCGCTTTGGCCGATGATTTCGGCGCCCCCCCGATCCTTCTGCTCGACGAAGTTGCCGCCCATCTTGACGCTGATCGCCGCGCCGCGCTCTATTCTGAAATCACCACGTTGGGGGCACAGGCCTTCATGACGGGTACCGGACCCGAACTGTTCGCAGAGCTTGGTGAGTCCGCCCAATACGTCCACGTAACGGACGAAAATAGCGTTTCACAGACCACTCAAGCCTGA
- a CDS encoding rhodanese-related sulfurtransferase, with amino-acid sequence MYTVAALYHFTPFADPAELKGPLAAVCAAGDVMGTLLLAPEGINGTIAGPRAGIDRVLAHIRALPGCADFEWKESVASVAPFNRMKVRIKREIVTMGQPDVDPTANVGNYVAPEDWNELITSPDVAVIDTRNDYEVAIGTFDGAIDPETKSFGEFPAWWEANKDRFHNKRIAMFCTGGIRCEKSTNYLLGQGVEDVYHLKGGILKYLEEVPQDESTWDGSCFVFDARVSVGHGLEEGPHELCFACRRPLMPDDKNLSTYEHGVSCHQCAGETSDADKERFRERQKQIALAKERGEIHVGPAAG; translated from the coding sequence ATGTATACCGTAGCTGCATTATATCATTTCACCCCCTTCGCTGACCCTGCTGAATTGAAGGGTCCGTTGGCGGCCGTTTGTGCGGCTGGTGATGTCATGGGAACATTGTTGCTGGCCCCTGAGGGGATCAACGGGACGATTGCGGGACCACGTGCAGGAATTGATAGAGTGTTGGCGCATATTCGCGCCCTGCCCGGCTGTGCGGATTTCGAGTGGAAAGAGAGCGTGGCGAGCGTTGCGCCATTCAATCGTATGAAGGTGCGCATCAAGCGCGAGATCGTGACGATGGGGCAGCCGGATGTCGACCCGACAGCAAATGTCGGGAACTACGTGGCACCTGAAGATTGGAACGAGCTGATCACGTCTCCGGACGTGGCGGTGATTGATACGCGCAACGATTATGAAGTCGCGATTGGCACGTTTGATGGTGCAATAGACCCTGAAACCAAGAGTTTTGGCGAGTTCCCTGCATGGTGGGAAGCCAACAAAGACCGCTTTCATAATAAGCGGATTGCGATGTTTTGCACAGGTGGCATTCGCTGTGAAAAATCGACGAACTACTTGCTGGGGCAAGGGGTTGAGGACGTTTATCACCTGAAAGGCGGGATCCTGAAATACCTTGAAGAGGTCCCACAGGACGAGAGCACTTGGGATGGGTCGTGCTTTGTTTTTGATGCGCGTGTTTCGGTTGGGCACGGCTTGGAAGAAGGCCCTCATGAGCTGTGCTTCGCCTGCCGTCGCCCATTGATGCCAGATGATAAGAACCTTTCCACGTATGAGCACGGCGTGTCGTGTCACCAATGCGCTGGGGAGACCAGCGACGCAGACAAAGAACGGTTCCGCGAGCGTCAGAAGCAGATCGCGCTCGCCAAAGAGCGTGGTGAAATCCATGTGGGACCAGCTGCGGGTTAG